The region CTTGGTCCATCTGTGTTAGAGGCTGACAAAAAGTaccaccctaaccctaaccctacttttatactgtcttgcccgcCAACACCCCCGCGGGGGTGGCTCAGCCTCGCCCGTGTGAAAATGTTTGACCCGATGGTCTTAACTCCTTTCAACTGGTCAATTGCGCCAGAGTGCAGATAGGAAGGAAGACGCCgagccaggacaggtcacagcgacacaacCATCTTTTCCATAAGAGGCCTAATCCAACACTTTCAATGATTATCATTTGTACAACATTCCAATAAAGTCACAATCATCCTATCATTGTTGAACTACTTTTCAAAGAGCAGGCTGAGGGCACCACGTTGGTGACCCTCATGAGATTCAATTCCGCCCTTCAACAGTTTTGACTCAGCATCAAACCGTTCCAAAAATTGCCACAATTGCAAAATTTCACTGAAAAGGAAATTTCCCacgtgattggctggcaacccgttcagggtgtacccgccgactgcccaaagccagcttgAAGAGGCTCCAGtgaccccccgcgacccttgtgaggacaagcgtttaaaaaaaacggatgGAAACCTCTTCATTGGTTGACACATGGGGGCTGCATTTGTCGCATTTTGCGCTCTTGTCAATAAGTCGCCACCCACTTGGGTTTGTTCTGTTCTGAACCTCTGCAAATTTTGAcgacgtgtaaaaaaaaaaaaagtagctgcgTGAGTCGTGACccacttgaaataaaaatacaaatccaCTTTCACACGTAGCCTAATTCAGCCTaggaattattttaaaaatccaattttttgtttggaatgAATAAAGCAAAGCAAATCTTAAGCATTCACGCACGTGACCGccgtacgtgcgtgtgtgtgtcgaAGGCATGACGTCACTTCCCCCAGCATCCTGCCGCAGACTGGGCGACCTCGCCTTTCGCTCCTCGTCGTCTTGCTCTAGAAACGGAACCGCGCACCAGAACCGGGTCGGAGCCATGCCAGAAACCAGCAAGAGTCACGTGATCCTGCTGTCGTGCGGCAGCTTCAATCCCATCACCAAGGGACACATCCATATGTTCGGTAAGGGCTTGCGAGGTGCGTGGGAATGGCACGTGTGGTGACGTCATGGCGATGGCCTTCGCCTCGCGTTCTGTTGGGCTCAGCCGCGCGCGATCGTCGCTGTCCAGCAGTCTGGTGCTGAATTCTCGGGGTTTGCTCGCGTCGTTCGTGCAGGcctttaacaacaacaacaacaacaacaacaacagcagcccccccccccccccacgtcccCGTCCCCACCCCTCCCCAAACCAACCCAACCCCACCTGCGATGTGACGCAGCCCGCAAAATCATCTTCACATTTTGACAACACGATCGCCATCTCAAGTCGGCAAGTTTTGATTGAATTGAACTATAGCAGTTTTTGGCTAACTTGAAAACACAAATTAGCTGACGTTTCATCACTTATTTGACTTCTTTTCTTTGAGCCCTAGAGTTGACATTGTAAATGATCATTTGTTCTCAGTTTCCCATCTgcttgaaataaatgaatactaaTTGATGTTGGATTCTAAACCTATGTCGGCAAGCTGACCAAGCGGTTAACGTGTCTGCCTCCGAGTCCAGAGGTTGTGAGATGGAATCCGGCCCTGTGGTCTTCCTGGCTGGAGGTTGCAGGTTCTCTACCTTCCTGCGTggcttttctccgggtactccagtttcctcccacattgccaaaaatatgcatgttgTGTTCATTGAACACTGAATTGTCCCGACATTGTCTGTGTGTGGCCTGCGATTGGCCGGCAACCGAGAAAACCAGCTTTATTTGGAAGTGTTACCGCCACCAATATGGTGTGCGCTAAATAAGTGGATACCCGAGGCATAAAAAATGcatgggttgtttttttaatttgcgaTGTAGTAATCATCTTCATATTCCGatgctgccttcatgtggtGTCGAAATGATGGTAAATACCACAAGTCGAGTAGAAAATGGCACTTGAACGCCCCCTCGTGTGGTATTTTCTACCGGACAACTCAGAAAGGATTTGGTTACCCGAGTTGAGAgaacttttcaagtttcaacatggcggagagcgccggaggatttgtgaatggcaagaaatattcAAACTTTTAAGGGCGTTAACGTCCGCTAGCACGgcaggttgttttagaatcCACAGAAATGACGTAGCATCCACCCTTTTGCTACAAAATGAACAGAACTCGGTCGTAATTCGGAGTTTGCGAGTGCGAAGGTCCATCGTTCCCACGGCACGCGGAGGCGGGGTCAGTCCCTGTCGCTCTTCTTGCCACTCGAGTTCCTCCAgtctggtcacatgacataaaCGATACTTACATGTTGTGCTAGGCTAATACCTAGCTCAACTAGCAGTTGGAAAAGCTCAAAGGAAGCAGCATGTGACTCGTTATTTGTTACCGCCCACCGCTGTGATTGGCAGGCCGGCACGTGCGCCACAAAGGGGTCGTGCGAGCGACCCACGAGAAACCAAATCAAATCGATAAATACGCGTTAAATAGAGCGCTCCGGTATCGATCCGATACTCACCTTAGTATCAATTCTATTGCTACTTGGACAGTCCTGAACGAAGGCGCCCCCTGGAGTTTTGTTGAGTCACTGCGATGGAGACGCAGCATGTCAGAGAGCGGTTCAAGTCCACGCCATTTGCTCCCGCGTGCAACTTTCTtcctctgtttgtgtgtgcgtgcagaaAAGGCAAGGGAGCACCTGCACAAGAGCGGCCGCTTCATCGTGATCGGCGGGATCATTTCGCCCGTGCACGACTCCTACGGCAAAGCTGTGAGTTGGATTCTACGCTCTCGGGGACAAAAAGGGGGACTGACTGCGagggtccattttttttctccatttttttgccTTGCACCCTGCAGCCTTCACAATTAAAGCCCTCACTCGCgcctgcaacctgcggctctggaggcTCGTGTGCTTCTTTTTGTCAGTCCCTCTTGAGTggggacatttttttctttaacagaaaccaatatttttggggcaaatatttcttcttgttttttagATAAACTATTCTTCAAATGAATGattgatttagatttaaaaaaccAATCACTAAAGTAGTACTAAGAAACTTTTCATacctcttctgatgaaacattgactttcaGCTCGCTTCATAAAAGCGTTGCCACTAAACATTTTTCAGGAGGTTGGacagaacacacaaaaaaggacaaatgtgctgactgcttgaTGGCAAACGTCACTTGCGCTTTTCCGCATCCGTCTCAAAGGCGGAAGTCAGTTTGGATGTCGatgcacgattactgctttcctggcaggagctgcaaaacaattgaaaaggttttgtctgaggagacaaacaagaaaaagggaggctacccggataaaaggacaatcaaggatcaacattggcccgccTTACATTCGCTGGCGTGAGCGCCAAAAAatacgcaatgcgcttgtcctcgtaggaaatgtggtcttccttcacaCATAACATTAacgttccttagtgttgctttaaatacagaaaaaaatgtccaaacttTTGAGCGGTCagaaagaaagacacaaaaggtaaatgaaaaagtttgaaagtgtctaaaaagtgaccataaaatgtcccaaaaagcagaaaatgaccatcaaaaatgtcagaattggatgaaaaaggcagaaatgaaaatgtcataaaaatggccacaaaagggCCCAGTGTCAGAAAATTGCTAGCACCCCCCAAAAGGCGCAACAAATGTCAAGAAATAGACATAAAATGACCATacaaggaagaagagaggcagaaaatggccataatatgtccataaaagtgCTAAAAaggtcagaaatttgacaaaaaagcaCAAGAATGTAAAAATTGCAAGGTGCTGTAAGTAACTGTTTATGCATAGAAAAGGtagcattttgtttgttttgcgtgTAAGGGGACAAACAAGTTGTCGGCTTGGTTTGAAAAGAGAGCACTGTTGTttggaggcttttttttttttcttccaaccagctgaaaaatgttttttgtttttttaaacaacaaaattgttGTTTGAGTACTTCTGTATTTTTTGACCACTCTTCCGTGCATGACATCAGGCAATTCTGAACTTTTTCCATCCCAAGGTTGTCTACTGTCATCAAATGTCTTTTTGTTAGGACGGATGACCGTCTACcgttgaccaaaaaaaaaaaaaatgagcacaTCGCATTGTTGTAAATCTGCCTCCGCCAGGGCTTGGTGTCCAGCAGGCATCGTCTGACCATGTGTCAGCTGGCCGTGCAGTCGTCCGATTGGATCAGGTGAGTCACGCGTCGTCGCCGTCGTCGCCGTCGCCGCCATCGTCGCCGTCGTCGCCGTCGCCGCCATCGTCGCCGCCTGCTCTCAAGTCTTTGCTGTGGTCGCAGGGTGGACCCCTGGGAATGTTACCAGGACACCTGGCAGACCACCTGCAGCGTCCTGGAGCACCACCGAGACCTGATGAAGGTGACGTGGAATTTGCTGCACTTTCACATTCCGGGCAAGCGGGCACGGACGAGGGTCTCGGACCGATACTCGGACCGATACTCGGACCGATACTCGGCCCTATTTGTGGTTTTTCAACCCATCGGTAGTTTGGTGATGCGAAGCAAGTTCCAAATGATTTCAGTCTGGATTTCAGCACTTTGTCAAGTCGTCAGGCACATTCATGTGAATAACGACGCCTGCGAGATCTCACGGCTGCTTTTGGTCATCATAAAGAAGTCGTCATCGttccaaaataaaactgaaatcaAATAGGAATCAACTTCTGCTCCACAGATTGGAACCGTGGGCGGGACTTACTGGCATTGTGGTCAATCGGTTACTACTTTGGTCAAGTTGTTTGCTTTGCCATATTGACccttgtcttattttgaaagcaATGCTTTTCATTTGAAGGACGGCGCCGTATTTCCGCTTCCTGTTTCCCATCCTCCGTTCATCATTCCGCTCGCAGCGTTCAGACATCCCAAACGCTTGACTTCAACTAAGACTTGCATTCTCTCTCAATCCTAAATAACCAGTTGAGAGTTTGAATCCTCAACACGACTACTTTGTCTCAATTGGTCGTCATGAGTGAACACGTGCGGAGTTCCACAAGGCTCCGTCCTTGCGCCACTTTTGTTGCTCAGATTCTGGAGCAGCATAACATCTGGTATCGATATTGATGCAGATGACTCGCAACGTTTCAGGGCCTGtttagatgtttaaaaaaaaatatataataatcaaaatattctATCAAAAAAACCTTATGTTTAGACGGTGATGATATTTTTTGTCGGcttgattattattactattattataatgaaatatctttcgtcaggaaaaaaaagtatatttctatctgttttcgttttgcagcaattagcattcgaatagAACAAAGTTTGATCAATATtaacattcctggtgaaaacacggacaaaaagagcttgttttgcaacatgactctggctgatctcttatactctactgccaccggCTGGCAAGCACGGACTCTTTGGCGCGTGACCGGCGGCTCTCGGTTAATGGCCCCTCCCCCGCACAGACCTCGTTAGCGCTTGACTTCCTCCAGATAGGAAGTCTGATGGTCTTCTCGTACCCATCGCCGGATCTCAAGAATGCAATTGGCGGTAGCGATGATGGCCGCAATGACGTCAAGACACCGCCTGGCATTTAGTGCTCACGGTCCTCGCTCACCTGCGGATGAATCCAATCGTGAATGCAATGAATTGTTGTCGATGATTTGATTTGTCTTGGAATGCGTTTTTGTGCCGGCAGAGAGTGACGGGCTGCATTTTGTCCAACGTCAACACGCCGTCGTCCACTCCCGTCCTCGGTCAGCCGCAGACACAGGCTCCGCCCATTTACCACAACCACAACAACCTCAACCACAAGCCCACTTCCGGTAAGCTTGatgtgaggatgatgatgatgatgatgacgacgatgatgacgatgatgagtTTGTGGGCTGCAGTGAAACTTTGGGGGAAGCTGAGTGAGAGTTTGGGCAAAGTTTGCTGCGTGCGTCCTCACATGGAACGTTTCGCCTTCATCGGTGAGTCCAGACGCAGCATCGCCATCTCACGCATGCGTTCCAAAACTTTGATCTTCCTCCCGTTAGATGAAAACGCCAACTTGGGGCCCGCCATGACGTACGAGGAGATCGGTGAGTGGCAAGCGCGTCCGTCcgcttcctgtgtgtgtgtgtgtgtgtgtgtgtgtgtgtgcgcgcatccGCTAAAAGATGCGCTTTACTGAAGATGTCTCTTTCCTCCCTCCTCACCGTCTGTGTTGTGTAGAGTTGCGCATCTTGCTCCTGTGTGGAAGTGACCTCCTGGAGTCCTTCTGCATCCCTGGCCTGTGGAAGGACAGTGATGTAAGCCTCACCCGGAACCGCCCCTTCCCACCTCACCCGTCCTGTCCGTCTTGTCCTCCTTGGCCCAGCAAGCGCCGGCCGCCAAATGAGTCCCAAACAGTCTAAGGCAGGGGTGTTGAAGTCGGGTCAAGCTCCtacctatccagcctgttttccatcttTCCCTCCActgacacacctgattcatgatcaggcttctgcaaagcttgctgaccAGCCgctcattagattcagctgtgctgcaggagggaaacatggaaaacgggctggataggggctctccaggacccgacttggccacccctggtccAAACACACAGCAAGCGGCTCACAAatgatgaaaacaaacacacaaagaaaaaacattcataGAACAATTGTCAGAAATGTCTCACAAAGGACTGGAAAAGACTCCAAATGGAATTGAATAAATGAGGACAAAATGTACGAAAGCGTGGAACTGCCGAGGTAAGCATTTTGACTGGCCACGACCTTCAaatgtacgacggcgtattagggcctcatatcatttttgtttttatcttaggAGGCGGGGGGGGTCATATtcaggaggaaaaaaactcttaactctttgactgccaaccgttttcagaaaagggatgccgtgggtgccagccgatttaagcatttttgactgatctttcaaggtccacagaaaattatgtgtttggactatggaaacacacatactaccaaatgaaagattggactctcatctttcatcagaaaaaaagtttgtttctaccttattccgtttttcagtaatcaacaatagaaaatggttagtttcacctctgttttgaaaaaaaacgtcttttaacgtctttggcactcctccataggattttactaaacgttatttaacgtttttggcagtcaaagagttaaagttacgagaaaaaaaacttctaaagtggcaaatttgcaattaaaaaactcacaaatttaggagaaaaaaaaagacaaatttgcaatattataaagtggaaaatttacgcgaaaaaaaaaatgcttatgaaataagataaaaacaataaatgaagcaaaattgccaTTTCGCTtccaggtcggaactgggaaaaaccaACTCGGAtttatccgacttccgaccatcctcgaatgcagcttAATTGTCGGGTAGCAAATGACGACGACAACAATCAGACGCGAGCATACTTGAGGGAAATGCAAGCGAATGACGGAGAAGAGCAGACTCGACATATCGCCAACGTGAGCGTTTGGCAAAACGAGGCATCGCCGTCGCTGGCCGTACTCGACGCTTCGcagtgcgaatgcttaacatcggAGAACGTCACCATctccttctttaaaaaaacgaaaagtatcggcacaaacatccgagtgtGTTACGTGCATTTCTCGccagagtttttttcttgcaaatttgccactttctaatgtgacaaatttgcgagtctatttctcgtaaatttgtgacttttttcccccctctgaaTATTACCCTTGCTTGTAAAAATATGGATATATTTATAGGCAGCTCTAATACGCCATCGTAtgaatgtacttgtaggctaaatgctagaaACATATTGATTTAGACCGTtgcattatgaaaaaaatgccaaaccGCAGACATAATGAATCATAAGTtatgaacaaacaaacacatttttggaatatattACTATAATGTgttccaaatgtttttaaaaaattgttttttgttgttctgttttgtttttgttgccctCACTTGCGCAAGTGAGACCCCGCGGCATGTGGCTAACATGTGCTatatttgtagcatttagccaaaCGTATTTGTGAGTACGTTTGAAAACGTTTAAATATGCTTCAATGTATTTGTGAGTCAAACATTGGCACTTCCatgaaaaacaagacaaaactgGTTTGAAAATTGAGTTCAAGAGCTTAcaccaaaaagaagaagaaaaaagcaactcaaaagcatttgaaatgaattgcaattgatgtaaaatgtcttaaaataaacaaacaagccaAAATAGCTCCTGGTGAGAACAAAATCGACTGAAAAGCAATTGGGTCAAACTTTGGGAGTGATTGAAAGTCGTCATGAATGACTGAAAACGAAGTCGAATTTCAAAAACTTGAAAAGGCCTGAAAGGCCGCAAAAGAACTTTTGAAAAGGACGGAGGCGGGCCCGCGATTGAACTTGAACGCGGGCCCGCGATTGAACTTGAACGCGGACCCCCAAGGCCGTCGTCGTCATCAGTCGGACCCGTCACGTGGTTTGAAGTCGTGCTTCCGTCATCACTGCATTCAATTTGGGCTCCAATCAGGAACGACTCACCGTTGGATTCATTtacaaagaaaatacaaaaagtatTCAAGCGGAAACGGGAGGCCATCAGTAAGCGGACTCTCGGGCCTCCCTTTGGTACTGACGGACCGGAAACTCACAGCAGCTCTCGAACCTTCCTGTGGAATTTGTCTTCTTTGCAGATGGAGGTGATCGTGGGCGACTTCGGCATGGTGGTGGTCCCTCGCGACGGCGCCGACACGGAACGGATCATGAAGCAGTCGTCGGTGCTGCGCAAACACAAGGTTGTGGCCGTCTTTCTTTTGGGgaagtttttttcccacccGCGGCCTTACTTTCCTCCGCTTGCTCTCAGGACAACATTGTGGTGGTCAAGGACGACGGCAAACATCCGATGGCGCAGGTCAGCTCCACCAAGAGCAGGTGAGACGCCCGCGCGGACGGACGCAAAGATTGGCAAACGTGGTCACCGAACCGAGTTTGTCCGCTTTTCAAAAGTTGAGCCAAGTCAGCCGTAACGCTGAACAACAGCAACAAGTGTTGTGTCGCTCATGTTAGTAAATTGTAAAGCCAACTAGTTATGTTCTTCCTTTGCCAGTAGATGTCACCCTTGCCATAGTTACATGTGTGTTGACATATTTGATTTTGTCAAACAGCGCTGCCTGCTGGCGAAGCAATGTAAGCAGCAGCTCGATTATCCAAAGCCTGTTTAGTAAACGCAGTCGCAGCACGGGAAGTCCAAAGACCAGCGATTTCCTCTCTCAACATTGGTTTTCATTTCGGAGCCTTGGCAGAGCAAAATCAGGAAGTCAGAATGCTGTGACATATTTGTCTTGGTGATTATTTGTCGTTTCTAAATGGCCAACTTTCTTTAAAACGGTAGCGCGTTGCAATTAGCCGTTAGCTGCTAACTTATGCTAAAGTCAGAGTTAGCCTACATGTGCTACGCATatgttaaatactgtaatgttatttttttatgctaggagcacttttgttttattttgatctgTAAGTTGCagtttcaccccaaaaatatgaaagaaaaagtaaagaCCAAAGACTACAACAAGCACGTGTCTTTTATTGCTGGAACTCTTTCAAATGTTTAGCTCGCTGCCTAGATTACGTCCTCGACACGAACCGAGGGCGGAACAAcaacaaatggaatacaaaaaagaaagagagaaaaaaaaaaaagattttttgatGTACTGTCATCCAAATCTGAAACGTGAGATGAATTGCCGACATTGAAatgtgaggaggaggaagtgacGTGTccttgtggtgttttttttgcttgttttcagACTGGCGCTGCAGCACGGCGACGGCCACGTTGTGGACTACCTGAGCCAGCCCGTCATCGACTACGTCCTCAACACGCAGCTCTACATCAACGCCTCGGGATAGACGTCAGCCGCCTCCACGATACGCACGCGCCGCAGCCAAAAAACAGCGctggcaaaaagaaaacatttgttgGTGCCATTTCGACACGCTGGAATTGGTGATGACatacttcaactttttttctggattCCTTCATGCCAGCTTTCCGATGGCTTTTGTTTTCTGTCACAAATGCAAGAAATAAGAAATAGCAAAGTTGAAGCAAAGTTCaccagcttaatgctaacataaaatgcaaaagGCACTAGTAGAAATTAGCATTGACGTTATGGCCATGCCAAAGCTTCAAAACAAGGGCCACTTTAAGTCCGGGCGGGTCATCCGGGTCGGGTCATCGCAATCCGCAAAAGTTGAAGTAGAACTTTCGTGTTCAAGATGTTTCACCTTCAGTTAGAAATGTTTTGCTGCGACTACGCTAGGCCCGTTAGCGCTTTCACACGAAAAGTGGTCAAGATATGTGAATTGAAGGCAATGAACTTGAAAGCGGCGGCTGGGGCCTCTTTCAAGTTCATTGCCCTCAATTCACTTTTTGTTCTTTCTCTTCTCGGCACCTAAAGGAGCAAGACGAGCAATGCAAACTCGCGCATTGTCCAAAAGAAAGGTGCTTACGGGTcatagttagccccaaggacaacatgacaACACTAAAACTACTGATGGGACTCTGaaacaatacaaacacatttatcacatttatttattgaattcaacgtaaccctcctgttatgttgtgggtcaaaatgacccacatTCAAGTTAAAGACCAGTTATTTGCTATGAAACTTGGCACCAACAGAGAGTAAGAaatgtttttgccattttgcCATATTTGCGATGAATCCCGTGAATGGACTGGAACAATGTTTCCCGCCATGCTTTTGGAACCGTGAGCATAGCCAGAATCAAATGGACCCAGTGGAAAGTTGAAAAACTACAAATTAGTATTAGCTTTTGTAACATTAAATATAGCCTGGTCAAACTGAACCCACAGAAAGTTAAATAACTGCAAATGGAATATTTCACGATGAaacttcatttgaaatatttgtaaCGAAAGCGATTCATAATGTTGGTCAGGATGTGTTTTTTGACATCAAACATAGCGTGAGTCAAATGAACCCGGCCGGGACCGTCATTGCTGTTCCTGAGAAAAACAACCTAACAGGAGGGGTCACAAGATACACATTTTGAATGCCGTTTTTTTGgtgtccaaaatgtcaaaaaaggtcattttaataGGGTGGTATTTTTGCTGATATTTGTCACAGCATCCAAATTTCATGTGGGCCCTGCACGCCGACGTTGCACGCCGACGTTGCGCGCCGACGTTGCGCGCCGACGTTGCGCGCCGACGTTGCGCGCCGACGTTGCGCGCCGACGTTGCGCGCCGACGTTGCGCGCCGACGTTGCACGCCGACGTTGCACTTATGCAAAACGGAGCAGCAAGCAAAACGTTCGACAAAACTCGCATTCATCTTGGCGTCCACACTGAATCTGAATATAGGACCGGAAAGCCCATACGCggccgtgcaagccgttgaagcgacacggcggccatcttgctcctcccatctcctGAGCAgacagactactgtataaaatatacagtacagtagatatatatacatatatatatatatatatatacacatcttgaggcagttagtataagggcggggtggtcactattttttaacaagtaaaaaaaaaaatgatgtgctgctttaaagaccccctttttcttttgtcgCTCAATTCCTAAATTAGACCCCAAtcttagatttggcagaggcatcttttgttgagttagttataattctttaataaatttaaaaaaaaatacaagtttcctcctgtaaacatcattaagcatacattttatacatgtatttaaggcaagttgtctAAAAtcatcttgtttatgtttaacaaatttaaaagatgataaatcatgctgtttctactaagtacagtctcaaatgttctccaatttggaTACTGTCAATGTATCGGATGGTATGCCAAGAAaggtttcttgggaggagcaatatggcggcctcgcaacTTCAAAAGTCTTCTATCCACTCAAACGCTGTACTGAGATCAGTGGGCATCTGCTTTTTTTTGCTCAGCTCAGTGCTGGCTGCCATGTGGCACAAGGCGGTACTGCATTGAGCACAAGCTGGCTGGACATGACATGATCTTGCCCGTTGACTGTAAAGAAGCCATGAAAATGTCTAACATAGGGGGGGGCCGCCCGCCAAGATTGCACGGCGACTTCACGCGTGTGTGATGAGGGGGTTGGGTCACTTTggcttcacttcctgtttttcatcCAGTCAGTCGTTGCATGCAACCACAGCTGCTTCGGAACTGCAGTGTGGACCCACGTTAGCCACCGCTAGCCGCTAGCCGCTAGCCGCTAGCATGAGACGATGTGCGCTAACAGCTCCCCCCGCTGGACGACAGCAGAAATCGTTCCAGTTGATCCTTACTGGAGACGTGTCGTGCTTCTACTTTAGTTTGACAACAATCAGTTGACAGCGTATTTCTTGTCAAATGCTTTTGCTTTCTATCCGCGTCCCGCCCCACATACTGCTCCACCAATTGGAAGCCCCGTTttcattgccatggcaacctgGACGGGTAACAACATCGGGTGAGCTAACCTGCCGTCTAAcccaggggtgcccaagtccggtcctcgagcaGCCCTCggtgtttccctcctccaacacgccccaatcaaatgatcagctcgtTGCCAAAGCTTGCTgacgagctgatcatttgattggggcgtgttggaggaggggaaaCATGGAAACGAAGCTGGACTGGAGGAgcggacttgggcacccctggttTAGCACATGAAAACATCTGCTCCACTGTCCATAATCAACCAACCTGGAGGAATTTGGAACCCACTAGCAGCGAATTAA is a window of Vanacampus margaritifer isolate UIUO_Vmar chromosome 2, RoL_Vmar_1.0, whole genome shotgun sequence DNA encoding:
- the nmnat2 gene encoding nicotinamide/nicotinic acid mononucleotide adenylyltransferase 2; its protein translation is MTSLPPASCRRLGDLAFRSSSSCSRNGTAHQNRVGAMPETSKSHVILLSCGSFNPITKGHIHMFEKAREHLHKSGRFIVIGGIISPVHDSYGKAGLVSSRHRLTMCQLAVQSSDWIRVDPWECYQDTWQTTCSVLEHHRDLMKRVTGCILSNVNTPSSTPVLGQPQTQAPPIYHNHNNLNHKPTSVKLWGKLSESLGKVCCVRPHMERFAFIDENANLGPAMTYEEIELRILLLCGSDLLESFCIPGLWKDSDMEVIVGDFGMVVVPRDGADTERIMKQSSVLRKHKDNIVVVKDDGKHPMAQVSSTKSRLALQHGDGHVVDYLSQPVIDYVLNTQLYINASG